From the Homo sapiens chromosome 1, GRCh38.p14 Primary Assembly genome, one window contains:
- the GJA5 gene encoding gap junction alpha-5 protein, whose product MGDWSFLGNFLEEVHKHSTVVGKVWLTVLFIFRMLVLGTAAESSWGDEQADFRCDTIQPGCQNVCYDQAFPISHIRYWVLQIIFVSTPSLVYMGHAMHTVRMQEKRKLREAERAKEVRGSGSYEYPVAEKAELSCWEEGNGRIALQGTLLNTYVCSILIRTTMEVGFIVGQYFIYGIFLTTLHVCRRSPCPHPVNCYVSRPTEKNVFIVFMLAVAALSLLLSLAELYHLGWKKIRQRFVKPRQHMAKCQLSGPSVGIVQSCTPPPDFNQCLENGPGGKFFNPFSNNMASQQNTDNLVTEQVRGQEQTPGEGFIQVRYGQKPEVPNGVSPGHRLPHGYHSDKRRLSKASSKARSDDLSV is encoded by the coding sequence ATGGGCGATTGGAGCTTCCTGGGAAATTTCCTGGAGGAAGTACACAAGCACTCGACCGTGGTAGGCAAGGTCTGGCTCACTGTCCTCTTCATATTCCGTATGCTCGTGCTGGGCACAGCTGCTGAGTCTTCCTGGGGGGATGAGCAGGCTGATTTCCGGTGTGATACGATTCAGCCTGGCTGCCAGAATGTCTGCTACGACCAGGCTTTCCCCATCTCCCACATTCGCTACTGGGTGCTGCAGATCATCTTCGTCTCCACGCCCTCTCTGGTGTACATGGGCCACGCCATGCACACTGTGCGCATGCAGGAGAAGCGCAAGCTACGGGAGGCCGAGAGGGCCAAAGAGGTCCGGGGCTCTGGCTCTTACGAGTACCCGGTGGCAGAGAAGGCAGAACTGTCCTGCTGggaggaagggaatggaaggaTTGCCCTCCAGGGCACTCTGCTCAACACCTATGTGTGCAGCATCCTGATCCGCACCACCATGGAGGTGGGCTTCATTGTGGGCCAGTACTTCATCTACGGAATCTTCCTGACCACCCTGCATGTCTGCCGCAGGAGTCCCTGTCCCCACCCGGTCAACTGTTACGTATCCCGGCCCACAGAGAAGAATGTCTTCATTGTCTTTATGCTGGCTGTGGCTGCACTGTCCCTCCTCCTTAGCCTGGCTGAACTCTACCACCTGGGCTGGAAGAAGATCAGACAGCGATTTGTCAAACCGCGGCAGCACATGGCTAAGTGCCAGCTTTCTGGCCCCTCTGTGGGCATAGTCCAGAGCTGCACACCACCCCCCGACTTTAATCAGTGCCTGGAGAATGGCCCTGGGGGAAAATTCTTCAATCCCTTCAGCAATAATATGGCCTCCCAACAAAACACAGACAACCTGGTCACCGAGCAAGTACGAGGTCAGGAGCAGACTCCTGGGGAAGGTTTCATCCAGGTTCGTTATGGCCAGAAGCCTGAGGTGCCCAATGGAGTCTCACCAGGTCACCGCCTTCCCCATGGCTATCATAGTGACAAGCGACGTCTTAGTAAGGCCAGCAGCAAGGCAAGGTCAGATGACCTATCAGTGTGA